The Benincasa hispida cultivar B227 chromosome 11, ASM972705v1, whole genome shotgun sequence genome has a segment encoding these proteins:
- the LOC120090472 gene encoding probable E3 ubiquitin-protein ligase LUL2, which produces MVFHFLGGALRNPHYTRHPTSIPLSLSSSPSLSPLFFSPFPLFLIFFLCHFIPISPSLSYISSSSCISFIWVCFFSDFDPRFISMGNIGSSGSSGRRRHGSRRSHPTPPPAAPPQPEITSNRYVFAAATPYPTQYPNHPNHPPPYYQYPGYFPPPPGPPPSMPMPLPAPYDHHHRGGHPQMDPAHWVGGRYPYGPPMPPQTPYVEHQKAVTIRNDVNLKKETLRVEPDEENPGQFLVSFTFDATVAGSITIFFFAKEGEDCNLTAVKEDIFQPVTVHFKQGLGQKFRQPSGTGIDFSKFEESEFLKVNDTDVYPLVVKAEASTDSQTGPDGTAVPDPMNSQITQAIFEKDRGEYQVRVLKQILWVNGMRYELQEIYGIGNSVEGDVDGNDPGKECVICLSEPRDTTVLPCRHMCMCSGCAKVLRFQTNRCPICRQPVDRLLEIRVSNGPEE; this is translated from the exons ATGGTTTTTCATTTTCTGGGTGGAGCTTTACGCAATCCCCATTATACCCGCCACCCAACCTCCATTcccctttctctctcttcttctccctctctctctcctctgttcttttccccttttcccctttttcttatctttttcCTCTGTCATTTCATTCCAATTTCACCATCCCTTTCGTATATATCTTCTTCGTCTTGTATTTCCTTCATCTGGGTTTGTTTCTTTTCCGATTTTGACCCCAGATTCATTTCCATGGGTAACATTGGTAGTAGCGGTTCCAGTGGCCGGAGAAGGCACGGTAGTCGCCGGAGTCACCCAACTCCACCACCAGCAGCGCCACCCCAGCCTGAAATTACAAGTAATCGCTACGTTTTCGCTGCTGCTACGCCTTACCCAACGCAATACCCGAACCATCCGAATCATCCGCCCCCGTATTACCAGTATCCTGGTTACTTTCCACCGCCACCTGGTCCGCCGCCGTCGATGCCGATGCCTTTGCCGGCGCCTTACGATCACCACCACCGTGGAGGTCATCCCCAGATGGATCCCGCGCATTGGGTCGGTGGGAGATACCCTTATGGCCCTCCTATGCCGCCCCAAACGCCCTATGTTGAGCACCAGAAGGCGGTTACCATACGAAATGATGTTAATCTCAAGAAGGAAACTCTTAGAGTCGAACCTGATGAAGAAAATCCCGGCCAATTCCTTGTATCATTCACGTTTGATGCCACCGTTGCTGGGAG TATCACAATCTTCTTCTTTGCGAAAGAAGGTGAAGATTGCAACTTGACCGCTGTAAAAGAAGACATTTTTCAACCAGTAACTGTCCATTTCAAACAAGGGCTTGGACAGAAGTTCAGACAACCTTCTGGAACCGGAATAGATTTCTCAAAGTTTGAAGAGTCAGAGTTTCTGAAAGTGAATGACACAGATGTCTATCCTTTAGTTGTAAAAGCTGAGGCTTCCACCGACAGTCAAACTGGCCCTGATGGTACCGCGGTACCTGACCCCATGAATTCTCAGATAACACAAGCaatatttgagaaagatagAGGTGAATATCAGGTAAGAGTGTTGAAACAAATCCTGTGGGTCAATGGTATGAGATATGAGCTACAGGAGATATATGGCATTGGCAATTCAGTCGAGGGCGATGTGGATGGAAATGACCCTGGAAAGGAATGTGTCATTTGCTTGTCAGAGCCACGGGATACGACTGTCCTTCCCTGCCGACACATG TGTATGTGTAGTGGTTGTGCTAAGGTGCTAAGGTTCCAGACGAATCGATGCCCGATTTGTAGACAACCCGTCGATAGGCTCTTAGAGATAAGGGTCAGCAATGGGCCAGAAGAATAA
- the LOC120090789 gene encoding uncharacterized protein LOC120090789 has product MNLKAVKWQIVHGVLARRVVVRIFFLALAVSTVPLLHILTGADFGVIPSVIFRDCAVKSGYVEAKDSRGSYLFQGHFLNPIWVPFAAMHCEDSMNLTTNVVAELMEKKLLNHTAKCLCVGEGSGSAVLALRDIGFSDVIGVGQHRFFSLRRKQLVYELDFKDGSFDFVFSRDLDRYSVPALLVLEIERVLRPGGIGAVIVATSGSMPNNLIRAATPVSSLLKTSTVMHVGHVNNLTLVVFKKKLEEFRHLEPHISSECRSLTRNKPLIPKIEPFVKGKPVEFDKKLSYLPKLVDVSNGEKLVYVNIGPGKRMNHTNTDWFPPSYPVDRRDFNVYFVDHDMSALATYIHNPGVTFVYHPGLAGTDQTTENDGAADDEDEEPYIDDEFDFLSWFKETVQHSDFVVLKMDAGKEELKFLSDLFESGVICWVDEVFLSCRDEVDEEDGELKNRGCVDLYKDLRNSGVYVHQWFLDAAPSKKI; this is encoded by the coding sequence ATGAATTTGAAGGCTGTGAAATGGCAGATCGTTCATGGGGTATTGGCCAGGCGTGTTGTTGTTCGAATTTTCTTTCTCGCATTGGCTGTTTCGACTGTTCCTTTGTTGCATATTTTGACCGGTGCTGATTTCGGAGTGATCCCATCGGTGATCTTTCGCGATTGTGCTGTGAAGTCTGGTTATGTAGAAGCGAAAGATTCTCGAGGATCGTATTTGTTTCAAGGTCATTTTCTGAATCCAATTTGGGTGCCATTTGCGGCGATGCACTGTGAGGACTCTATGAATCTGACGACTAATGTCGTTGCTGAGTTAATGGAGAAGAAACTATTGAATCATACTGCTAAATGTCTGTGCGTTGGAGAGGGATCGGGATCTGCCGTTTTGGCACTGAGGGACATAGGATTCAGTGATGTTATTGGCGTTGGTCAACACCGATTTTTCTCTTTAAGGAGAAAACAACTCGTTTACGAATTGGACTTTAAGGATGGATCCTTTGATTTCGTTTTCTCTAGAGATCTAGACAGATATTCAGTCCCTGCACTTCTGGTTCTCGAGATCGAGCGTGTGCTTAGACCTGGCGGAATTGGGGCTGTTATTGTGGCCACGAGTGGTTCAATGCCGAACAATTTGATTAGAGCTGCAACCCCAGTGTCATCTTTGCTGAAAACTTCCACTGTGATGCATGTTGGCCATGTTAATAACTTAACTCTGGTTGTATTTAAAAAGAAACTCGAAGAATTTCGCCATTTGGAGCCTCACATATCGTCTGAATGTCGCTCTCTCACGAGGAACAAGCCTTTAATTCCAAAAATAGAACCTTTTGTGAAGGGAAAACCTGTGGAATTCGACAAAAAACTGTCATATTTACCGAAGCTTGTCGATGTTTCCAATGGGGAAAAGTTGGTATATGTTAATATTGGTCCAGGGAAACGCATGAATCACACAAACACGGATTGGTTTCCACCTTCCTATCCTGTGGATCGCAGAgattttaatgtttattttgttgATCATGACATGTCTGCTCTCGCCACCTATATCCATAACCCTGGAGTCACGTTTGTTTATCATCCTGGCCTAGCAGGAACTGATCAGACTACAGAAAACGACGGTGCTgctgatgatgaagatgaagaaccTTACATCGACGACGAGTTTGATTTTCTGTCTTGGTTCAAGGAAACTGTGCAGCATTCCGATTTCGTCGTCTTGAAGATGGACGCAGGGAAGGAAGAATTGAAGTTTCTGTCAGATTTGTTTGAAAGTGGGGTTATTTGCTGGGTGGACGAGGTGTTTCTGAGCTGCAGAGATGAggttgatgaagaagatggtgaGCTGAAGAACAGAGGCTGTGTTGATCTGTACAAGGATTTGAGAAACAGTGGTGTTTATGTCCATCAATGGTTTCTTGATGCTGCTCCATCCAAGAAAATCTGA